In Triticum urartu cultivar G1812 chromosome 6, Tu2.1, whole genome shotgun sequence, the following proteins share a genomic window:
- the LOC125512498 gene encoding GDSL esterase/lipase At5g37690-like, whose protein sequence is MAALRALVVGIAIVAAAAHCWVAGGTATKGPVTYVFGDSMSDVGNNNYFQLSLARSNYPWYGIDYPNGVATGRFTNGRTIGDYMAAKFGIPPPPPFLSLSLADDDFLAGVNFASGGAGILNETGVYFVEYFSFDEQISCFETVKRAMIAKIGKEAAEETVNAAMFQIGLGSNDYINNFLQPFMADGTTYTHDQFIRLLVATLDRQLKRLYGLGARKVAFNGLPPLGCIPSQRVKSATGECIAQVNSYAVQFNAAAKKLLDGMNARLPGAQMALADCYSVVKELIDHPQRNGFTTSDTSCCGVDTKVGGLCLPDSTPCRDRKAYVFWDAYHTSDAANRVIADRLWAGMTTASAPAPAPRSGAPGPAAVPAPSPRRA, encoded by the exons ATGGCAGCTCTCCGCGCGCTCGTCGTCGGCATTGCCATCGTCGCCGCAGCCGCACATTGTTGGGTCGCCGGTGGCACGGCGACCAAGGGCCCGGTGACGTACGTGTTCGGCGACTCGATGTCGGACGTGGGGAACAACAACTACTTCCAGCTCTCCCTCGCCAGGTCCAACTACCCCTGGTACGGCATCGACTACCCCAACGGCGTCGCCACCGGGAGGTTCACCAATGGAAGAACCATCGGAGACTACATGG CTGCCAAGTTTGGCATCCCGCCCCCGCCGCCGTTCCTCTCCTTGTCGTTGGCCGACGACGACTTCCTCGCCGGCGTCAACTTCGCGTCTGGTGGCGCCGGCATTCTGAACGAGACCGGCGTCTACTTT GTCGAGTACTTCTCGTTCGACGAGCAGATATCGTGCTTCGAGACTGTCAAGAGGGCGATGATCGCCAAGATCGGCAAGGAGGCCGCCGAGGAGACTGTCAACGCAGCGATGTTCCAAATTGGTCTCG GGAGCAACGACTACATCAACAACTTCCTGCAGCCGTTCATGGCGGACGGCACGACGTACACGCACGACCAGTTCATCCGCCTCCTCGTCGCCACTCTAGACCGGCAGCTCAAG AGGCTGTACGGGCTCGGCGCGCGGAAGGTGGCGTTCAACGGGCTGCCCCCGCTGGGCTGCATCCCGTCGCAGCGCGTCAAGTCGGCCACCGGGGAGTGCATAGCCCAGGTGAACAGCTACGCCGTGCAGTTCAAcgccgccgccaagaagctgcTCGACGGCATGAACGCCAGGCTGCCCGGCGCGCAGATGGCGCTCGCCGACTGCTACTCCGTCGTCAAGGAGCTCATCGACCACCCGCAGAGAAACG GGTTCACGACGTCCGACACGTCGTGCTGCGGCGTGGACACCAAGGTCGGCGGCCTCTGCCTGCCGGACTCGACGCCCTGCCGCGACCGCAAGGCGTACGTGTTCTGGGACGCGTACCACACCTCTGACGCCGCCAACCGGGTCATCGCCGACCGCCTCTGGGCCGGCATGACGACCGCCAGCGCTCCGGCTCCGGCCCCTCGCTCCGGCGCGCCCGGACCAGCCGCGGTGCCGGCGCCTTCTCCTCGTCGGGCTTAA